Proteins encoded in a region of the Bombyx mori chromosome 23, ASM3026992v2 genome:
- the LOC101737928 gene encoding catalase: MNSPIWGILLAISIQNVKSYKFDNFTVQPAARQLLDFKLEHPEPIGLWTTTSGEPVEIRENTAQNTDIISNQVFLDLQTINDGERVPERIVHAKGTGAYGYFVVTNDVSKYTKADVFNGIGKKTPLVVRFSSSVENLGGTDLKPEMKGMAVKFYTEEGNLDLLCLQNPVYFYRDAFFFSSLAHGLKRNPQTNLFDFTLFYDIITLRPNTLHAFMWTQSEYGIPNGYRKMNGHPIHTYEVNNRKGEKFYVKFNFRTEQGLDNLTRAETIQLADPDYYIRDLYNAIENKNYPSWRLEMDVMTFEGVKEVDYDPFDVTRLWKNGTYITVPIGRLVLNRNVKNVFRDVELSAFNPGNLVPGIPGPPDFMFKTRRLFYRDTQNYRLGRNHNKIDINKPKYAKLYSRDGKPPVDHNMENAPNYYPNSFNGPIPYVDESKPREKLLILQSNAVDFEPHSYFYNHVLVRESQKQRLVDNLAVTLVSVTSPVLERTIKLMYLIDKDLGRRLTVALELARVAAAQRAQAIAARNGELTPIKRKSDLHSEDSKDVKLQFVKRTN; encoded by the exons ATGAATAGTCCGATTTGGGGTATACTGCTCGCAATATCGATACAAAATGTCAAATCGTACAAATTCGATAATTTCACCGTCCAACCTGCGGCTCGACAGTTATTGGATTTTAAATTGGAACATCCG gaACCAATTGGACTATGGACAACCACATCTGGAGAACCAGTCGAGATTAGAGAAAATACCGCCCAGAACACAGATATTATATCGAACCAGGTATTTTTAGATTTGCAAACAATAAACGATGGTGAAAGAGTACCCGAAAGAATAGTTCACGCTAAAGGCACTGGTGCCTATGGTTATTTTGTGGTAACCAATGATGTTTCCAAATACACAAAGGCTGATGTTTTTAATGGCATAGGGAAAAAAACACCTCTTGTAGTCAGATTTTCTTCATCGGTCGAAAATTTGGGCGGTACGGATCTTAAGCCCGAAATGAAAGGCATGGCCGTCAAGTTTTATACTGAGGAAGGAAACCTAGATTTACTTTGTCTACAGAATCCTGTTTACTTTTATAGAGACGCATTTTTCTTCAGCTCCTTAGCCCACGGATTAAAAAGGAATCCGCAAACGAATCTGTTCGACTTCACTTTGTTTTATGATATAATAACATTACGTCCAAATACTCTGCATGCTTTCATGTGGACTCAATCTGAATACGGGATTCCTAATGGATATAGGAAAATGAACGGTCACCCTATTCACACGTACGAAGTGAATAATAGAAAAGGGGAAAAGTTTtatgtgaaatttaattttagaactGAACAAGGCTTAGACAACCTTACAAGGGCAGAAACAATTCAACTAGCCGATCCTGATTACTATATCAGAGATTTATACAAtgcaatagaaaataaaaattatccatCTTGGAGATTAGAAATGGACGTAATGACGTTTGAAGGGGTGAAGGAAGTGGATTATGATCCGTTTGATGTAACCAGGCTGTGGAAAAATGGTACATACATCACTGTACCTATTGGTCGACTTGTATTGAACAGAAACGTCAAAAATGTTTTCCGAGATGTTGAGCTGAGTGCCTTCAATCCTGGTAATTTAGTTCCCGGTATTCCTGGACCACCAGACTTCATGTTTAAAACACGTAGACTGTTTTATAGAGATACCCAAAATTATCGCTTAGGGAGGAACCACAATAAAATAGACATCAATAAACCAAAATACGCAAAGCTTTACAGCCGTGACGGGAAACCTCCCGTAGATCACAACATGGAAAATGCTCCAAACTATTATCCGAATTCCTTTAATGGACCAATCCCATACGTGGACGAGAGCAAACCTAGAGAAAAGTTACTGATATTGCAGAGCAACGCTGTTGATTTTGAACCTCATTCGTACTTCTACAACCATGTATTAGTCAGAGAGTCTCAAAAGCAAAGATTAGTGGATAACTTGGCTGTAACCTTAGTGTCAGTAACCTCTCCTGTCCTAGAAAGAACAATTAAACTAATGTATCTTATCGATAAAGATTTGGGAAGACGCTTGACTGTCGCTTTGGAACTAGCAAGAGTTGCAGCAGCACAAAGAGCTCAAGCAATAGCTGCTCGCAATGGGGAACTGACACCGATTAAACGCAAATCAGACTTACATTCAGAAGACTCTAAGGATGTTAAACTGCAATTTGTTAAAAGAaccaattaa
- the LOC101738059 gene encoding vegetative catalase codes for MPALWLLLFVGCAHCIRVHYDNTTVSSNAKQLYDFKAKYSTPIGLWTTSAGKPAEIRDTVSINSDLFSNPLHLDLTMHFDAERIPERVIYAKGTGAHGHFIVTNDVSKYTKADLFNGVGKKTPLFVRFSQGLQSLGGSDLARGLKGMAVKFYTKDGNFDIIGVQTPVYLYRDPLYFGSLVRSFKKNPKTNLIDVTSRWDFLTMVPSSLHGYLWTQSDYGVPDGYRKMDIFPVHTYELNNKHGDRYYVRFNFRTEQGLANLTSAQAAELAGRDPDYYTRDLYNAIERKDYPSWQLEMDVMSLHDIKSIDYDPFDLTRQWKRGTYRTIQIGRLVLTENPINHFRVVEHSAFNPGNLVPGIPGPVDYVFKARRLFYQHSQSHRLGINFNNIEVNEPIHALTYNRDGPPPLGKNMMDAPNYYPNSFNGPIPYVDESQPSEKLLLLQSNAIDLEPHSDFYNNVLKTEDERQRMVDNIAGSLLSVTSPVLQRVINFMHLIDPDLGKRVTLAFEIARAAARQLTAPSVKN; via the exons ATGCCTGCGTTGTGGTTACTGTTGTTCGTTGGGTGTGCCCATTGTATTAGAGTACATTACGACAATACAACAGTTTCCTCGAACGCCAAACAGCTGTACGATTTTAAAGCTAAATATTCG ACACCGATCGGGCTATGGACAACAAGCGCCGGAAAGCCAGCCGAGATAAGAGACACAGTTTCAATTAACTCTGATCTTTTCTCTAATCCTCTTCATTTGGATTTGACAATGCATTTTGATGCGGAACGTATACCAGAACGAGTTATTTATGCAAAGGGTACGGGCGCCCATGGGCACTTTATCGTTACCAACGATGTATCCAAGTACACAAAAGCTGACTTGTTTAATGGAGTGGGAAAGAAAACGCCTTTGTTTGTTAGGTTTTCGCAAGGCCTTCAAAGCTTGGGCGGTTCTGATTTGGCGCGGGGATTAAAAGGAATGGCTGTTAAATTCTACACGAAAGATGGAAATTTCGATATTATTGGCGTTCAAACTCCAGTGTACTTGTATCGTGATCCATTGTACTTTGGCTCATTAGTTCGGTCATTTAAAAAGAATCCGAAAACTAATCTTATTGATGTCACATCGAGGTGGGATTTCCTGACTATGGTGCCCAGCAGCTTGCACGGCTATTTATGGACTCAGTCCGATTATGGAGTGCCGGATGGCTACAGAAAAATGGACATATTTCCAGTACATACCTACGAATTAAATAATAAGCATGGTGATAGGTACTACGTAAGATTTAACTTCAGGACCGAACAGGGACTCGCAAATCTAACTTCAGCTCAAGCAGCCGAATTAGCTGGAAGAGATCCCGACTATTACACAAGAGACTTATATAACGCTATTGAGCGGAAAGATTATCCATCATGGCAGCTGGAAATGGACGTAATGAGTTTACACGACATAAAATCTATCGATTATGATCCATTTGACCTTACAAGGCAATGGAAACGAGGAACTTATCGAACCATACAAATCGGGCGGTTAGTATTGACTGAAAATCCAATTAATCATTTCAGAGTTGTCGAACATAGTGCATTTAATCCTGGAAACTTGGTCCCCGGTATACCGGGTCCAGTCGATTATGTTTTCAAAGCACGAAGGCTGTTTTACCAACATTCGCAAAGTCATCGTTTGGGGATTAATTTCAACAATATTGAAGTAAATGAACCGATTCATGCCTTGACCTACAATCGAGATGGACCGCCACCACTAGGAAAGAATATGATGGATGCTCCGAATTATTATCCTAATTCGTTCAATGGCCCTATTCCATATGTAGATGAAAGTCAACCAAGCGAAAAACTGTTACTACTGCAAAGTAACGCTATTGATTTGGAGCCTCATTCAGACTTTTACAACAATGTACTGAAGACTGAAGATGAACGGCAAAGGATGGTGGACAATATAGCGGGTTCTCTTTTATCTGTCACATCACCTGTTTTGCAAAGGGTTATTAACTTCATGCATCTCATTGATCCAGATTTAGGAAAACGCGTTACATTAGCGTTCGAAATTGCCAGAGCAGCTGCCCGACAGCTTACGGCACCAAGTGTGAAGAATTAA